The Chelatococcus sp. HY11 genome includes a window with the following:
- the infC gene encoding translation initiation factor IF-3, with amino-acid sequence MRSIAAPQKEGPRANRDIRGVREVQLIDETGQNRGVMPLFDALRAAEEAGLDLVEIAPNSVPPVCKILDHGRFKFLEQKKAAEARKKQKTVEVKEIKLRPGIDDHDYEVKMKAVKRFFEEGDKVKITLRFRGREMAHQDLGYKLLVKVKDEMSEVAKVESEPLLEGRQMVMVLAPRG; translated from the coding sequence ATGAGATCCATCGCGGCTCCACAGAAGGAGGGTCCCCGCGCCAATCGAGACATTAGAGGTGTCCGCGAAGTCCAGCTGATCGACGAAACGGGTCAGAACCGCGGAGTTATGCCGCTCTTCGACGCGCTGCGCGCCGCCGAGGAAGCGGGGCTTGATCTCGTCGAGATCGCGCCGAACTCCGTTCCGCCAGTCTGCAAGATCCTCGACCACGGCCGCTTCAAGTTCCTCGAGCAGAAGAAAGCCGCCGAGGCCCGCAAGAAGCAGAAAACCGTCGAGGTGAAGGAGATCAAGCTCCGTCCCGGCATCGATGACCACGACTACGAGGTCAAGATGAAGGCGGTGAAGCGCTTCTTCGAGGAAGGCGACAAGGTCAAGATCACGCTCAGGTTCCGCGGCCGCGAGATGGCTCACCAGGATCTCGGCTACAAGCTGCTCGTCAAGGTGAAGGACGAGATGTCCGAAGTCGCCAAGGTCGAGAGCGAACCGCTGCTCGAAGGCCGCCAGATGGTGATGGTGCTCGCTCCGCGAGGCTGA
- a CDS encoding MarR family winged helix-turn-helix transcriptional regulator, producing MSVEIRALQALTLWHDVTLELVRDEDIDLSLRQMAILLTIYLDTPPHTVRGLARKLGVTKPVVTRALDSMGKLDLVSRRRDENDRRNVIVQRTVKGALAVERLGDIVIAKAGTLRP from the coding sequence ATGTCCGTTGAAATCCGTGCCTTGCAGGCACTTACATTGTGGCACGACGTCACGCTGGAACTCGTCCGTGACGAGGACATCGACCTGTCGCTCAGGCAGATGGCCATTCTCCTGACGATTTATCTCGACACCCCGCCCCATACGGTGCGCGGTCTCGCACGCAAGCTCGGCGTCACCAAGCCCGTCGTGACGCGGGCGCTCGACAGCATGGGCAAGCTCGACCTGGTATCCCGCCGCCGCGACGAGAACGATCGCCGCAACGTCATCGTGCAGCGCACCGTCAAGGGAGCGCTCGCCGTCGAGCGGCTTGGTGATATCGTGATTGCCAAGGCCGGGACGTTGAGGCCATGA
- the moeB gene encoding molybdopterin-synthase adenylyltransferase MoeB gives MSLSSEEIERYARHIILRDVGGPGQARLKAARVLVIGAGGLGAPLLQYLAAAGIGTIGIADDDVVSLSNLQRQIIHGTPDIDRSKVDSAIDAIARLNPHVVVVPHRLRVDDDNVDALLADYDVIADGSDNFATRYRVSDAAFRVGRPLVLGALGTFDASLTTLRAHEPGPDGTPNPTYRCLFPEPPAPGTVPTCEEAGIIGALPGIVGSLMALEVIRAIVGFGEGLVGRLLLIDALTMRFETLSYGWDPDNVLSGAGNREKSLTP, from the coding sequence GTGAGTCTGTCGAGCGAAGAGATTGAGCGCTACGCGCGCCATATCATCCTGCGTGATGTCGGTGGGCCCGGGCAGGCCAGGCTGAAGGCGGCGCGTGTCCTGGTGATCGGCGCCGGTGGGCTCGGGGCGCCCCTCCTCCAATATCTGGCGGCCGCCGGCATCGGCACCATCGGCATCGCCGACGATGACGTTGTCTCTCTGTCAAACCTGCAGCGCCAGATCATCCATGGCACGCCGGACATCGACCGGTCAAAGGTCGACAGCGCGATCGACGCGATCGCGCGCCTCAACCCGCATGTGGTGGTGGTGCCGCATCGCCTGCGCGTCGATGACGACAACGTCGATGCCCTCCTCGCCGACTACGACGTCATCGCCGACGGCTCGGACAATTTCGCGACACGCTATCGGGTCTCGGACGCGGCATTCCGTGTAGGACGACCGCTGGTATTGGGCGCGCTTGGCACATTCGACGCGTCACTCACCACGCTCCGCGCCCATGAACCCGGGCCGGACGGAACGCCCAACCCGACCTACCGTTGCCTGTTTCCCGAACCGCCCGCGCCCGGGACGGTGCCGACATGCGAGGAAGCCGGCATCATCGGCGCTTTGCCCGGGATCGTCGGATCGCTGATGGCGCTTGAGGTGATCCGCGCCATCGTAGGCTTCGGCGAGGGCCTCGTCGGCCGCCTGCTGCTGATCGACGCGCTGACCATGCGCTTCGAGACCCTGAGCTACGGCTGGGATCCGGACAACGTCCTGAGCGGCGCGGGCAATCGCGAGAAGTCGCTTACGCCATAG
- a CDS encoding alpha/beta hydrolase, with the protein MGNTPDLQFLGVGADDARRDIAVLSRSGAGPAVVWLGGFRSDMRATKATALDDWAADAGRAFLRFDYSGHGESSGRFEDGTISRWLEESVAVISAQTTAAPILVGSSMGGWLALLATLRLRAEGSPRAPAGLVLIAPAVDFTERLMWEAFPEEARQAIEREGVFMRPSQYGEPYAITRRLIEDGRRHLLLDGAIEPGCPVHILQGMEDPDVPWRHVLRFVEHLPGEAVTLTLIKDGDHRLSRPEDIERLVAAVAAMA; encoded by the coding sequence ATGGGCAACACGCCGGATCTGCAATTCCTTGGCGTCGGCGCGGATGATGCGCGACGCGACATCGCTGTGCTGTCCCGCTCCGGCGCAGGCCCAGCCGTCGTCTGGCTCGGCGGTTTCCGTTCCGATATGCGCGCCACCAAGGCGACGGCCCTCGATGACTGGGCAGCCGATGCCGGCAGGGCCTTCCTGCGCTTCGACTATTCAGGCCATGGCGAATCCTCTGGCCGCTTCGAGGACGGCACCATCTCGCGCTGGCTGGAGGAGAGCGTCGCCGTCATATCAGCCCAGACGACGGCGGCGCCTATTCTCGTCGGCTCGTCGATGGGGGGCTGGCTTGCGCTGCTCGCCACACTGCGTCTGCGCGCGGAAGGCTCGCCGCGTGCGCCCGCGGGCCTCGTCCTGATCGCGCCGGCCGTGGATTTTACCGAGCGGCTGATGTGGGAGGCCTTTCCCGAGGAGGCCCGGCAGGCCATTGAACGGGAGGGCGTGTTCATGCGGCCGTCGCAGTATGGCGAGCCCTATGCCATCACGCGCCGGCTGATCGAGGATGGACGTCGCCACCTCCTGCTCGATGGGGCCATCGAGCCAGGATGTCCCGTTCACATCCTTCAGGGCATGGAAGATCCCGACGTCCCGTGGCGGCATGTCCTTCGCTTCGTGGAGCATCTACCTGGCGAAGCGGTGACGCTGACGCTGATCAAGGACGGCGATCACCGCCTGTCACGCCCGGAGGATATAGAGCGTCTCGTGGCGGCGGTCGCGGCTATGGCGTAA
- a CDS encoding leucyl aminopeptidase family protein codes for MHPAIVTSSVADSIPLIVVSSDSLAEVLAALPAPARAFATAQGFAADVGSHLILPNVDGGIATVLFGWSPLKVDTDPFLPGKLPPLLPQGTYRFERLPHEAETNAVLGFLLGTYRFDRYRAKKAPPKARLVLPAGVDGAELTRLAEAVALGRDLINTPANDLGPDGIEAAARGVAERHGAAIAVTVGDDLLSGNFPMIHAVGRASAIPPRLIDLTWGDASHPKVTLVGKGVAFDTGGLDIKPPAGMALMKKDMGGAAAVLALAELVIGARLPVRLRVLIPAVENAISGSAFRPGDILPSRKGLTVEIGNTDAEGRLILGDALALADEEAPDLIVDYATLTGAARVALGPDLPPFYTDDDALAGRLASLSRTVNDPVWRMPFWSPYDAMLSSKIADVNHISGGAFAGSMTAALFLRRFVEKAGSYVHFDIFGWTPSAKPGRPEGGEVQAARLVYAYLKERFGA; via the coding sequence GTGCATCCTGCCATCGTTACTTCTTCTGTCGCCGATTCGATTCCGCTGATCGTCGTCTCCAGTGACTCGCTTGCCGAGGTGCTGGCCGCTCTGCCCGCGCCGGCGCGGGCCTTCGCGACGGCGCAAGGCTTCGCCGCCGACGTTGGCAGCCACCTCATTCTGCCCAATGTGGATGGCGGCATAGCCACCGTGCTGTTTGGCTGGTCGCCGCTGAAGGTGGATACCGACCCGTTTCTTCCCGGCAAGCTGCCGCCGCTCCTGCCCCAGGGCACCTACCGCTTTGAACGGCTGCCGCACGAGGCCGAGACCAACGCGGTGCTTGGCTTTCTGCTCGGCACTTACCGTTTTGATCGCTATCGCGCCAAGAAGGCGCCGCCAAAGGCGCGTCTCGTCCTGCCGGCGGGCGTCGACGGGGCGGAGCTCACTCGCCTTGCCGAAGCCGTCGCGCTCGGGCGCGATCTCATCAATACCCCCGCGAACGATCTGGGACCGGACGGCATCGAGGCGGCGGCCCGCGGGGTGGCGGAGCGCCACGGCGCGGCCATCGCGGTCACGGTCGGTGACGATCTCCTCTCAGGCAATTTCCCGATGATCCACGCGGTCGGACGCGCCTCGGCCATCCCCCCGCGCCTCATCGATCTGACGTGGGGTGACGCCTCTCATCCGAAGGTCACGCTTGTCGGCAAGGGGGTCGCCTTCGATACAGGCGGTCTCGACATCAAGCCCCCGGCCGGCATGGCCCTGATGAAGAAGGACATGGGCGGCGCCGCGGCGGTCTTGGCGCTTGCCGAACTCGTCATCGGCGCCAGGCTCCCCGTGCGCCTGCGTGTGCTGATCCCCGCCGTGGAGAACGCCATCTCCGGCTCCGCGTTCCGCCCTGGCGACATCCTGCCGAGCCGCAAAGGCCTCACGGTGGAGATCGGCAATACGGACGCGGAAGGGCGGCTCATTCTCGGTGACGCGCTGGCGCTGGCCGATGAGGAAGCGCCGGACCTCATCGTGGACTACGCGACCCTCACAGGCGCCGCGCGCGTCGCCCTGGGCCCGGATCTGCCGCCCTTCTACACCGATGACGATGCGCTGGCCGGGCGCCTCGCCAGTCTTTCCCGCACCGTCAACGATCCGGTCTGGCGCATGCCGTTCTGGTCGCCCTATGACGCCATGCTGTCCTCGAAGATCGCCGACGTGAACCATATCTCTGGTGGCGCCTTCGCGGGCTCGATGACGGCAGCGCTTTTCCTGCGGCGATTCGTGGAGAAGGCCGGGTCTTACGTGCATTTCGACATCTTCGGCTGGACGCCTTCCGCCAAGCCGGGCCGGCCCGAGGGCGGCGAAGTGCAGGCGGCGCGGCTCGTCTATGCCTATCTCAAGGAACGCTTCGGCGCGTGA
- the rplT gene encoding 50S ribosomal protein L20, with the protein MARVKRGVTSHAKHKKVFKAAKGFYGRRKNTIRTAKAAVDRAMQYSYRDRKNKKRTIRALWIQRINAAVREHGLTYSRFIDGLGKAGVEMDRKVLSDIAIREPDAFRAIVEKAKAALPAA; encoded by the coding sequence ATGGCCCGCGTCAAACGCGGCGTGACATCCCACGCCAAGCATAAGAAGGTTTTCAAGGCAGCCAAGGGTTTCTACGGCCGCCGCAAGAATACGATCCGCACCGCCAAGGCGGCTGTCGATCGTGCGATGCAGTATTCCTACCGCGATCGCAAGAACAAGAAGCGCACGATCCGCGCGCTCTGGATTCAGCGCATCAACGCGGCCGTTCGCGAGCACGGGCTGACCTACAGCCGATTTATCGATGGCCTCGGCAAGGCGGGGGTCGAGATGGATCGCAAGGTGCTGTCGGATATCGCCATTCGCGAGCCGGACGCCTTCAGGGCGATCGTCGAGAAGGCGAAGGCCGCGCTTCCCGCGGCCTGA
- the rpmI gene encoding 50S ribosomal protein L35, with translation MPKLKTKSGAKKRFKITGTGKVVAAQAGKRHGMIKRTKKFIRNQRGTTTLFEGDARNVKQFFLPNSR, from the coding sequence ATGCCCAAGTTGAAGACGAAATCGGGCGCCAAAAAGCGCTTCAAGATCACTGGGACGGGCAAGGTCGTTGCCGCGCAGGCGGGAAAGCGCCACGGCATGATCAAGCGCACCAAGAAGTTCATCCGTAATCAGCGCGGCACAACCACGCTGTTCGAGGGTGATGCGAGGAACGTGAAGCAGTTCTTCCTCCCCAACAGCCGCTGA
- a CDS encoding cytidine deaminase: MGRTAGSDMEALFATASAARAHAYAPYSGFRVGAAVMSASGRLFAGANVENASYPAGLCAEAVAIGAMVAAGDTRITAVAVVGEGEALTMPCGVCRQRLSEFAGPDTSVHVGDRGGVRQSFRFGDLLPFAFGPSNLAR, from the coding sequence ATGGGCCGAACCGCCGGGAGTGATATGGAGGCGTTGTTCGCCACCGCGAGTGCTGCGCGCGCCCATGCCTACGCGCCTTATTCGGGGTTCCGGGTCGGCGCGGCGGTGATGTCGGCGAGCGGTCGCCTGTTTGCCGGCGCGAATGTCGAGAATGCGTCCTATCCGGCCGGGCTGTGCGCCGAGGCTGTGGCAATCGGTGCCATGGTGGCCGCTGGTGACACCCGGATTACCGCCGTTGCGGTGGTGGGCGAGGGCGAGGCGCTGACGATGCCTTGCGGCGTGTGTCGGCAGAGGCTCAGCGAATTCGCGGGGCCGGATACATCAGTCCATGTGGGTGACAGGGGTGGCGTCAGGCAGAGCTTTCGTTTCGGCGATCTTCTGCCGTTTGCGTTCGGACCTTCCAATCTCGCCCGCTAG
- a CDS encoding tetratricopeptide repeat protein, which produces MKPSPSAAALLRSPLRRRAKGRPIAGLALACMMSPLLGGCIPDLQKADITGSIFPVKRATKTAEPTEADWRELAEKSGKRYEANPDDKVAALAYGRSLREIGQHQQAVAVLRQAVLRAPQDQALLSAYGRALIDVGNLREAADVLARAHTQDKPDWRVLSAQGTVADQLGDHPGARRYYEAALRIAPDEPSVLSNLGLSYALSRNLPEAERALRQAAASPKADRRVRQNLALVLGLSGQTAEAESLLKEDMTPQSAARGAAYFKQFAGKPRLIARAARGADTSPPAMEAKPSGRAAANQPPARHERAPAIDTSKPIRQAGPATAKANRAAGQAAGETPPGLPLRPSVE; this is translated from the coding sequence ATGAAACCTTCACCATCAGCCGCGGCGCTTTTGCGATCGCCGTTGCGTCGGCGGGCCAAGGGCCGGCCGATAGCGGGCCTGGCACTCGCCTGCATGATGTCGCCGCTTCTCGGCGGGTGTATTCCGGATCTGCAAAAAGCGGATATCACCGGCTCGATCTTTCCGGTGAAACGCGCGACCAAGACCGCCGAGCCGACGGAAGCCGATTGGCGCGAGCTCGCGGAGAAGTCAGGAAAACGCTACGAAGCCAATCCCGACGACAAGGTCGCGGCACTGGCCTACGGACGTTCGCTTCGCGAAATCGGCCAGCATCAGCAGGCGGTGGCCGTGCTGCGGCAGGCCGTGCTGCGCGCGCCGCAGGACCAGGCGCTTCTGTCCGCCTATGGCCGGGCGCTGATCGACGTGGGCAATCTACGCGAGGCGGCGGATGTGCTCGCGCGGGCGCATACGCAGGACAAGCCGGACTGGCGTGTGCTCTCGGCGCAGGGGACCGTGGCGGACCAGCTCGGTGACCACCCCGGTGCCCGTCGCTATTACGAAGCCGCGTTGCGCATTGCACCGGACGAGCCTTCCGTTCTCTCCAATCTCGGCTTGTCCTATGCCTTGTCGCGCAACCTGCCCGAGGCGGAGAGGGCGCTGCGCCAAGCGGCCGCCAGTCCGAAGGCAGATAGGCGCGTGCGTCAGAATCTCGCGCTGGTGCTTGGGTTGTCGGGCCAGACGGCGGAGGCGGAAAGCCTCCTGAAGGAGGACATGACGCCTCAGTCGGCCGCGCGCGGTGCCGCCTATTTCAAGCAGTTCGCCGGCAAACCGCGATTGATCGCGCGTGCGGCGAGAGGGGCGGACACGTCTCCGCCTGCGATGGAGGCAAAGCCATCGGGCCGTGCCGCCGCAAACCAGCCGCCCGCTCGCCATGAGCGGGCGCCGGCCATCGACACCAGCAAACCGATCCGTCAAGCCGGGCCGGCTACGGCGAAGGCGAACAGGGCCGCGGGACAAGCTGCCGGGGAGACGCCTCCCGGTCTCCCGTTGCGGCCATCGGTGGAATGA
- a CDS encoding purine-nucleoside phosphorylase, whose protein sequence is MTDTSTPLLYQARAALEEWGVMGPFDHALVLGTGLGNIIEDVEGAVQVPYSAIPGFPDNGPAGQPGQLVSGYMEGKRVLIYAGRAHYYETGHARTMALPIALLGILGKPPVLLTNAAGSVKSTIRVGSLCVITDHINFSGLNPLIGDRDDGRFVDMADAYDNRLRRRLKLAAIAAGIALNEGVYMWFSGPSFETPAEIRMARTLGAELVGMSTVPEVILARRHGLRVSAISVVTSYASGFEDAPQQHGPTKDITVSAAAGIRRIIRGFVSRPDEI, encoded by the coding sequence GTGACCGACACGTCAACGCCACTGCTGTATCAGGCCCGTGCCGCGCTTGAGGAATGGGGCGTCATGGGCCCTTTCGACCATGCGCTGGTGCTTGGCACGGGTCTTGGCAACATCATCGAGGATGTCGAGGGCGCCGTGCAGGTGCCTTATTCCGCCATTCCCGGCTTCCCCGACAATGGGCCGGCCGGGCAGCCCGGTCAGCTCGTGTCGGGCTATATGGAAGGCAAGCGCGTGCTGATCTACGCCGGCCGCGCCCACTATTATGAAACGGGCCACGCCAGGACGATGGCGCTGCCCATCGCGCTGCTCGGCATTCTTGGAAAGCCACCTGTGCTGCTGACCAACGCGGCCGGCTCGGTCAAATCGACCATTCGCGTCGGCAGTCTTTGTGTCATCACCGACCACATCAATTTCTCCGGCCTCAATCCGCTGATCGGCGACCGGGATGATGGTCGGTTCGTCGATATGGCGGATGCCTATGACAATCGTTTGCGCCGCCGGCTGAAGCTCGCGGCCATCGCGGCCGGCATCGCCCTGAACGAGGGCGTCTACATGTGGTTCTCGGGGCCGAGTTTCGAGACGCCGGCAGAGATCCGCATGGCTCGGACATTAGGGGCGGAGCTCGTCGGGATGTCGACGGTGCCGGAGGTCATCCTGGCGCGCCGCCACGGATTGCGCGTGTCGGCGATTTCCGTGGTGACGAGCTATGCCTCCGGCTTCGAGGACGCCCCCCAGCAGCATGGCCCCACGAAGGACATCACCGTCTCGGCCGCCGCCGGGATCAGGCGGATCATCCGCGGTTTCGTCTCGCGGCCCGACGAGATCTGA
- a CDS encoding glycosyltransferase family 4 protein produces the protein MLQIVPELEAGGAERTTVDIAAGLAAVGARALVATEGGRLVGELQAKGGVWIPFPARTKNPLAMALNVRRLIRICLNDGVEILHARSRAPAWVALAAARALKIPLVTTYHGSYAGRSAVKVMYNSVMARGDVVIANSIYTADLIRAAHPVANARIRVVYRGTDLAQYSASAVPPDRVEALRKSWGVPPHERIVLLAGRLTGWKGQTVLIDAARKLLDHGLRDVAFVLAGDHQGRDGYVRELDQQIEKLGLKGVVRRVGHCVDMPAAFLAASVVTVPSTEPEAFGRVAVEAQAMGTCVVVSDLGAVPETVLSPPQVPGSERTGWHVPPGNADALAEAIGDALDLGATALQGMAVRARRHVERNFSLESMVNETLDIYSALIERKPLETADTFAPQHP, from the coding sequence ATCCTGCAGATCGTGCCAGAGCTGGAGGCAGGCGGCGCGGAACGAACGACCGTTGATATCGCGGCCGGCCTTGCCGCCGTAGGGGCTCGCGCGCTCGTCGCGACCGAGGGGGGACGCCTGGTCGGTGAATTGCAGGCCAAGGGCGGTGTCTGGATCCCATTCCCGGCGCGCACCAAGAACCCGCTGGCCATGGCGCTGAATGTCCGCCGGCTCATCCGCATCTGCCTCAACGACGGCGTCGAGATCCTCCATGCCCGGTCCCGCGCGCCCGCCTGGGTGGCGCTCGCCGCCGCCCGCGCGCTCAAGATCCCGCTCGTCACCACCTATCACGGCAGCTATGCCGGTCGCTCCGCGGTCAAGGTCATGTATAATTCCGTGATGGCGCGTGGCGACGTGGTGATCGCCAACTCGATCTACACGGCCGATCTCATCCGGGCAGCCCACCCCGTCGCCAATGCCCGCATCCGTGTCGTCTATCGCGGGACAGATCTCGCCCAGTATTCAGCCAGCGCCGTGCCGCCGGACAGGGTCGAAGCCTTGCGCAAGTCCTGGGGCGTGCCGCCGCATGAACGCATCGTGCTGCTGGCGGGCCGTCTGACCGGGTGGAAGGGGCAGACTGTCCTAATCGATGCGGCCCGCAAGCTCCTCGACCATGGCCTGCGCGACGTCGCCTTCGTGCTCGCCGGCGACCATCAAGGCCGCGACGGCTACGTGCGCGAGCTCGACCAGCAGATCGAGAAGCTCGGCCTGAAGGGCGTCGTCCGCCGCGTGGGCCATTGCGTGGACATGCCCGCGGCCTTTCTCGCTGCCTCCGTGGTCACCGTCCCCTCGACGGAGCCGGAAGCATTCGGGCGGGTCGCGGTGGAAGCGCAAGCCATGGGCACATGCGTTGTCGTTTCCGATCTCGGCGCGGTGCCCGAAACCGTGCTCAGCCCGCCCCAGGTGCCGGGCTCGGAACGCACCGGCTGGCATGTGCCCCCGGGCAACGCCGATGCACTCGCCGAAGCGATCGGGGACGCGCTCGATCTCGGCGCGACGGCCCTGCAAGGCATGGCCGTGCGCGCCAGGCGTCATGTGGAGCGGAACTTCTCGCTTGAAAGCATGGTCAACGAGACTTTGGACATCTATTCAGCTCTGATCGAGCGCAAACCGCTCGAAACGGCCGACACTTTTGCACCGCAGCACCCATAG
- a CDS encoding type II secretion system F family protein: protein MFSILIALCVGATVLTLAMPLMAADTLGKRMKSVASERERIRQRERERLGAAQAQRASLRPAPKAYMKQVVDRLNLSQWLGTETAKMKLSMAGYRGNSAEINFLFFRLISPIGFCIVAITYMFVLKVGQFPGMVRFGIVIAATYAGIKLPELFLANRTQKRQQSIKRAWPDALDLLLICVESSMSVEQAFRKVSQEIGAQSIALAEELMLTTAELSYLAERRQAYENLGIRTGVESVKNVTTALIQAERYGTPVGQALRVLAQESRDARMNEAEKKAAALPPKLTVPMILFFLPVLFMVIITPALIQVFKWK, encoded by the coding sequence ATGTTCAGCATCCTGATAGCGCTTTGCGTGGGTGCGACGGTTCTGACGCTTGCCATGCCCCTGATGGCCGCGGACACCTTGGGCAAGCGCATGAAATCGGTCGCATCGGAGCGGGAGCGTATTCGCCAACGCGAGCGCGAACGCCTTGGCGCTGCACAAGCCCAGCGCGCGAGCCTGCGTCCGGCGCCAAAGGCTTATATGAAGCAAGTCGTCGACCGGCTCAATCTCTCGCAATGGCTCGGCACCGAGACAGCGAAAATGAAGTTGAGCATGGCCGGATATCGCGGCAATTCCGCGGAAATAAACTTCCTTTTCTTTCGGCTTATATCACCCATCGGGTTCTGTATTGTCGCGATTACCTATATGTTCGTGCTCAAGGTCGGCCAATTCCCCGGGATGGTTCGCTTTGGCATCGTCATCGCGGCAACCTACGCCGGCATCAAGCTACCCGAACTCTTCCTCGCCAACCGGACACAGAAACGACAGCAATCCATCAAGCGCGCCTGGCCGGACGCCCTTGATCTCCTGCTGATCTGCGTGGAATCCAGCATGTCCGTCGAGCAGGCTTTCCGGAAGGTCAGCCAGGAGATCGGCGCGCAGTCCATAGCGCTGGCCGAGGAACTGATGTTGACGACGGCCGAACTTTCCTATTTGGCCGAACGCCGCCAGGCCTATGAAAACCTCGGCATTCGCACCGGCGTCGAATCGGTGAAGAACGTGACGACCGCGCTCATTCAAGCAGAGCGCTACGGAACGCCGGTGGGCCAGGCGCTGCGCGTTCTGGCGCAGGAAAGCCGCGATGCGCGCATGAACGAAGCGGAGAAGAAAGCGGCCGCGCTTCCTCCCAAACTCACCGTGCCGATGATTCTTTTCTTCCTGCCGGTCTTGTTCATGGTGATCATCACGCCAGCACTTATCCAGGTCTTCAAATGGAAATAG
- a CDS encoding NlpC/P60 family protein: MNAFDPRLTAARPDLAALHLRGTVDADAFVAPRLLRVTAPTAPLRREPVPDAPLDTEALAGEPVAVFEEREGWIWGQLLRDGYVGYLPAEALGYPSLPPSHAVTVPRTFVFPGPSIKLPPINALPYAAEIAVAEIGPPPFARLADGGFVIARHIAQLRAWRDGDFVATAERFIDVPYLWGGKTVLGIDCSGLVQVSLRAAGVNWPRDTYRQEQSSAASRVKDGEQGRGLERGDLVYWKGHVGIMVDTVRLLHANAHHMMVVVEPLSEVVERSVSRGGGPITSVKRLAFPEVSP; this comes from the coding sequence ATGAATGCCTTCGATCCCCGTCTGACAGCTGCCCGCCCGGATCTCGCGGCCCTCCATCTCCGCGGCACGGTCGACGCCGACGCCTTTGTCGCGCCACGTCTCCTGCGCGTCACGGCCCCGACGGCGCCTTTGCGGCGGGAACCCGTGCCGGATGCGCCCCTCGATACCGAAGCCCTTGCGGGCGAACCCGTTGCCGTGTTCGAGGAGCGCGAGGGCTGGATCTGGGGCCAATTGCTGCGGGATGGCTATGTCGGCTATCTGCCGGCGGAAGCGCTTGGGTACCCTTCCCTCCCCCCGAGCCACGCCGTCACGGTCCCCCGCACCTTCGTTTTCCCAGGCCCAAGCATCAAGCTGCCGCCAATCAACGCGCTGCCCTATGCGGCGGAAATCGCCGTGGCGGAGATAGGCCCGCCCCCCTTCGCACGTCTGGCGGACGGCGGGTTCGTCATCGCGCGGCATATCGCGCAGTTGCGGGCCTGGCGTGACGGCGACTTCGTGGCAACCGCCGAACGTTTCATCGACGTGCCTTATCTGTGGGGCGGCAAGACGGTGCTCGGCATCGATTGTTCGGGCCTTGTGCAGGTCAGCCTGCGGGCCGCCGGCGTCAACTGGCCACGCGATACCTACCGGCAGGAGCAGTCATCAGCCGCAAGCCGGGTCAAGGACGGCGAGCAGGGACGTGGTCTCGAGCGCGGTGATCTCGTCTACTGGAAAGGTCATGTCGGCATCATGGTCGACACCGTGCGCCTTCTTCACGCCAACGCGCATCACATGATGGTCGTCGTCGAGCCCCTGAGCGAGGTGGTGGAGCGCAGCGTGAGCAGGGGCGGCGGACCGATCACCAGCGTCAAGCGCCTCGCCTTTCCCGAGGTCTCGCCGTGA